The following DNA comes from Luteimonas galliterrae.
GAGCCGGCCGCGAAACCGGCGCCGATCGATTTGGGCCCCAGCCAGGATCCCGCCGTCACCGCCAGCTACGTTTGCGACGACGCGCACCGCGTCGACTTGGTCGGCGAACGCTTCGCGCGCATCACGCTCAGCGACGGCCAGACCGTCACGATCCACTACGTCCCGAAAAGCCGCCCGCCCAGCTACATGGGCCGCGGCCTGCGCTTCGCGATCGGCGAGAAAGCGGTCATGCTGATCCAGAACGACGGCGTGGCCGTGCATTGCAAGCCAATCCAATAGCCATCGCTCGGTAGAGCGGAGCTAGTTCCGCTGCTCTTGCTCTTAAGCCCACTCTTAAGCCGTTACTCTCATGCCGTCATCCCAGCGAACGCTGGGACCCATATTGCGCTTGCGCTCGTTCTTAAGCCGTCATCCCGGCAAAGGCCGGGATCCAGGCCCGCGTCCTCACGGCTTGCGCTGCGACTCGCGCCATGGACAAAGGCTTCCGGGCTGCGCCCGGGTCACTTTCTTTGTTGGCCCAAAGAAAGTAACCCAAGAAAGGGCCTGAACTGCGGTGCGATGCCTCGCACCTGAAAGTCCGCCAGCGGCCCTGCTTTCGTCGCAGGTGACCTTCTTACGCAGGTACTAGATTTTGATTCGTAGCCTATGGGTGACGTGGCTTTTGCGGATGGGCGCTAAGGAGTAGTCCTTGTCGATCGCCTCGGATCTGAATGTCGAAGCGACGGAGGAATCCCGAGGGCTGGCGAGCGGTGGCCAAGAATACGGGGGAGCGCCATCGTCGGGATCCCTTCCAAAGGCCCTTTTTCTTTGGTTACTTCTCTTTTTGGGCCCCACAAAAAGAAAGCATGCCCTGAGCTTGCCGAAGGGTCACTCGGCCGCGGTTTGAGCGGACGAAACCCCGGCCCAAAGGGCCGGCAGGTCGCCACAAACCCCAAGCAAAGAGCAGCGGAGCAAGCTCCGCTCTACAAGAGCAAGTGCAAATCTCCCCCAGCCACTCTTTTTCAAAGAGGGGAGACAAGCTAAGGCGCTGGATCCCCGCCTTCGCGGGGATGACGGCTTTGAGGGCAAGGCAGCGGGGCAAGTCCCGCTCTACAAAATCAAAAAACGGTTCGCTCAGCTCGCGATGTAGCGCTGCAACTGGTCGAGCTGCAGTTGTTGGTCTTCGATCACCGCTTTGACCAGGTCGCCGATCGACACCACGCCGAGCACCGAACCGTCCTCGACCACCGGCAGATGGCGGATGCGGCGTTCGGTGACGACCTGCATGCAACGGTCGATGTTGTCCCGCAGGCTCACCGTGACCACGTCGGCGGTCATGATGTCGCGCACCGGCGTATTGGCCGAAGAGCGCCCCTGCAGCACGATTTTGCGCGCGTAATCGCGCTCGGAAAGGATGCCGGCCAAGCGGCCGCCCTCCATCACCACCACCGCGCCGATGCGTTTTTCGGCCATCAGCCGGATCGCGTCGATTACCGGGGCGTCCGGCCCGATCGCGAAGACTTCAGGCGCCTTGGATTCCAGCAGTTGACGTACGCTGCGCATGGCCGTCTCCTTCGCCAGGAATTGCCGCCGAGGATACCCCAGCCGCCGGTTGCCAGCTGTCGACGAGGTATAGCGGCCTTTGCTTGGACTCCTCGTACAGCCGGCCCAGGTATTCGCCGATCAGCCCCAGCGCGATCAGCTGCACGCCGCCCAGGAACAGGATCACGGCCATCATCGTGGGCCAGCCGGCGACAGCATCGCCCCACAACAGCGCCTTCAGCACGATCCAGACCGCATACACGAAGGCCGCGAACGCGGTGGCCAGACCCAGGTACGTGGCGGCCCGCAAGGGCGCGGTCGAGAAGCTGGTGATGCCCTCCAGCGCGAAATTCCACAACTTCCAGAAGCCGAACTTGCTGCGGCCTGCCGCGCGCGGCTCGCGCGCATACGGGATCGCGACCGAATTGAAGCCGATCCAGCCGAACAGGCCCTTCATGAAACGGTGCCGCTCGCGCAACTGCCGCAACGCGGCCAGCGCGCGCGGCGACAGCAGGCGGAAATCGCCGGTGTCCTGCGGGATCGGCGTCTTCGACAGGCGGCCGATCACGCGGTAGAAGCCGTGCGCGGTCACGCGCTTGAGCCAGCCCTCGCCTTCGCGCAGCACGCGCGTGCCGTGCACGTCGTCGTAGCCTTCGCGCCATTTGGCGACGAACTGCGGGATCAGCTCCGGCGGGTCCTGGCCGTCAGCGTCCAGGATCAGCGCGGCGCCCGCATCGACGTGGTCCAGGCCGGCGGTCAGCGCCGCCTCCTTGCCGAAATTGCGCGACAACCGCAGCAGCGACACCCGCCGATCGCCGTTGGCGATGCCCTGCATGGTCGGCCAGGTGCCGTCGCGGCTGCCGTCGTCGATGTACAGCACGCGGCCGTCCACGCCGACCTGCGCCAGCGCCGCGACGATGCGCGGGTGCAGCATCGGCAGCACCTCGGCCTCGTTGTAGGCGGCGACGACGACGGTCAGGCGGTCCAAGCTCATGGCGCGATGGTATCTGAGGCGTGGCTCCGGGTGGACCTGTAGGTCGGGCCAACGCGCCCGACGCGCGGCCTTCTTTCAGCGTGCGTCGGGCGCGTTGGCCCGACCTACAGTTCGCGGAGGTAGGCCGTGCCGCCTAGGGCACGCATCTGCCGTTGGATGGCATTGCTGCGCCGCTGCACGTACGGCCCGGGCCTGTTCACGCTGTAGCGCTTGGGATTGGGCAGCACGGCGGCCAGCCGCGCGCTTTCGGCGGCGCTCAGGCGGCTGGCGTCCTTGCCGAAGTAACTGCGTGCGGCTGCCTGCGCGCCGTACACGCCGTCGCCGAATTCGGCGAAATTGGCGTACATCTCCAGGATCCGGCGTTTGGGCCACAGGGTTTCGATCAGCACCGTGTACCAGGCCTCGATGCCTTTGCGCAGCCAGCTGCGTCCGCTCCACAGAAACAGGTTCTTGGCGACCTGCTGGCTGATCGTGCTGGCGCCACGCACGCGGCGGCCGCGCGCGTTGTTCTTGCGCGCCTTTTCGATCGCCTTGAAGTCGAAACCGCGGTGGACGATGAAGTTCTGGTCTTCCGAAGCGATCAGCGCCAGCGGCAGATAAGGCGACATGTCCTCCAGGTCGCGCGCATCGTGCGCCAGGCGGAAGTCCCAGTCGCCTTCGGTCCAGGCGACCAGCTGGCGATTGAACATGAAGGCCGAGAATGGCGGGTCGACGAAGCGCAGCGCCACCACCTGCGCTATCGACAGCGCGGCCAGCAACAGCGGCAGGGTCAGCAGCCACCGCCATAGCCGCCGCCGTCGCGGCGGCTTGTCGTCCAGGTAACCCACCCCCATCTACGGCTACTCCCACATGCGTGCCGTGCGCATTATCTTCGATGCGCAGCCTTTCCTCCGCGAATATCCTGACGACCGTGACCGACGACCAAGACCGCCTGACCCGCTTCCTGCTGCCGCATGCCGGCGTGCGCGGCGTGCACGTGCACCTGCGACAGACCTGGCGGCAGATCCGCGAACGCGCCGAATATCCGCCCGCTGTCTCCGAGCTGCTCGGTGAGGCTGCCGTGGCCTCGGCGCTGTTCACCGGCCACGCCAAGGTCGAAGGCCGGCTGTCGGTGCAATTGCGTGGCGAAGGCCCGCTGCGCGCCCTGTTCGCCGAATGCACCGCCGCCGGCACGTTGCGCGGCATCGCCCAGATCGGGGGCGATGCCGGCCCGTTCATGCGCGATCTGCGCGGACTGGGCGGCGGCGCGGTGCTGGCGATCACCATCGAAAACCCCAGCCCGCACGGGCGCGACCCGGCCCGCTACCAGGGCCTGGTGCCGATCGAATCCGAAGCGCTGGCCGGCGCTTTCGAAGACTATTTCCGCCAATCCGAGCAATTGCCCACTCGGTTGCTGCTGGCCGTCGACGAAGAACGCGCCGCCGGCCTGATGCTGCAGAAGCTGCCGGGCGACCACGGCGACGACGACGGCTGGGCGCGCGCCACCGCGCTGTTCGACACGCTGGGCGCCGAGGAACTGCTGGCGGTGACCGGACCGACCCTGCTGACCCGCCTGTTCCATGAGGAGGAGGCCCGCGTGCTGGCCGAGCGGCCGCTGTCCTTCGCCTGCTCCTGCTCTCGCGAGCGGGTCGGGGCCGTACTGCAGTCCTTGGGCCTGGAAGAGGCCCGGGCCGCCCTGCAGGAGGGCGTGGCCGAAATCCACTGCGAATTCTGCGGCCAGCAATACCGGTTCGACCCGGACGAAATAGACGCCCTATTCGCATCTTCGGGTCTTCACGCGGTCTCGTCGGACCGCCTGCAATAACCGACGAACGGAGGGCGGGAAACCTCCGCGGGGATTGTTAAAGAAACATAAATCGGTTAGCCTGATCGTCCGCTGGAAGGGGAACTTCGGGCCCGAAAAACGGGTCGATATCGAGCCATGCGATCGTTGTTGCTACGACTGCCGTTTGCCCTGCTGCTCGCGCTTGGCGCGAGTGCGGGCGCGCATGCGCAATCCCAATCCGCGGATCCGGCCGATACCGCGATTCTGCCGATCTGGAACAACGCCAGCGGCAAGGTCGAAGCGGCACTGTATCTCGAACCTACCGGCGACACCGCCACCGGCGCGCGCTGGCATTTCGGCAAGTATTCGCTCGACACCATGGTCGGTCTCGGTGCCGGCGATTCGCTGGCCCTGTTGTGCGATCGCAAGACCGGCATCTCCACCGCCATCGGCAGCCTGACCGAAAATTGCTTCGTCGGTTCGCTCGGCAACCAGTACGACTCCGCCAGCAAGCGCGCCAACATCGGCGCGGTGCTCAATCGCGGCGGCGCCCGGTTAGGCATCACCAGCAGCGCCGGCCGCGACACCCTGCCGGGTTGGCTCACCGCCAACGGCATGAACAGCACCAAGCTCGAACAGAACGACCTGACGCTGTTCGCCGAAAAAAGCATCGGCCGCAACGGCGTGGTCAGCATCGGCGGCACCACGGCCAAAGCCAGGCTGGTACCGGCGGCCGACCTGCCCGCCGGGTTGACCGACCGCTGGAACACCAAGAGCCTGACCGTCGGCGGCGGCGTCGGCGCCTTCAGCGCCAACATCATCGGCCGTGTCGTCGACGTGCCCGGTCGCGCCGGCAAGTGGGAAGGCCTGGGCTTGGGCGTCACCTGGCGCACGCCATGGAGCGGCCAGTTGACCGTCGGCGCCGAGAACGTGGTCACCCGCGGCAAGAACCCCTTCTTGCCCAGCGACAGCACCGAAAGCGACGACGGCACCGTGCCGTACGTGCGTTACGAGCAGGATCTCTGATCCAGTTCGAGCGACCCTCGCGGCTATGCGCGGGACGCTATTTCGGCAGATGGCTCAGCATTCACTCGCACCGAATCTCTTCGCGGGCCCATTAGTTCAGGCGATATCAGCGCCTGGCGAGCGATTCAGCCCGCCTCCAAAGCCTCTATCAAAGGGCGCAATTTAGCTTCATAGGGCAGCCACTTGGGTTGTTCGCGAGCGGTCACCTTCTCGCGCACCTGCACTGCGCTGGCGGTCGCGACGCCGCGCGAGCGCTGCTGCATGTCGAGCATGGCCGGTTGGTAGTCAACACCGCAGAACGCCGCCGTGCGACGCATCGCCGCCTCTGGCTCGCGGGTCAGCGCGGCGTAATCGACATCCATGATGCGGCCGGGATAGGCCTCGTGCCAATGCGCCATCAGGCGCTTGTACTGCCGGTAGAAGTCGGCCAGTTCGAGTTGGTCGTAGGAATAGGGATTGGCGTCGGAAAACAGCTCTCGCAGATTCGAGAAGCAGGTCTCGATGGGATCCCGGACCATGTGCAGCAGCTTGGCCTGCGGCAACGCGCGGCAGATGAAGCCTGCATTGAGGAAGTTGGACGGCAGCTTGTCGGTGAAGCAGCGCTCTTCGCCCAGGCGCCATTCCATGCCTTTCAGATAGCCCGCGCCGACCGCGCCGAAATCGATCCCGCGCGCGCGCTCGACGATGGTGGCATCGATCACGCCGCGGCAATGATGGTCGGTGGCGTTGCGCATCTGGCTGGTGAAGTCGTACAGCTCCCCTACTCCGCGCACTTCGCCGTGCCCGTCCAGCAACTGCTCCAGCAAGGTGGTGCCGGAGCGGTGCATGCCGATGATGAAGATGGGCGTACGCCCGCCCTCTATCGTCTGGAACGAAGGCCCGCGCGGCGGCAACGGCAG
Coding sequences within:
- a CDS encoding Hsp33 family molecular chaperone HslO → MRSLSSANILTTVTDDQDRLTRFLLPHAGVRGVHVHLRQTWRQIRERAEYPPAVSELLGEAAVASALFTGHAKVEGRLSVQLRGEGPLRALFAECTAAGTLRGIAQIGGDAGPFMRDLRGLGGGAVLAITIENPSPHGRDPARYQGLVPIESEALAGAFEDYFRQSEQLPTRLLLAVDEERAAGLMLQKLPGDHGDDDGWARATALFDTLGAEELLAVTGPTLLTRLFHEEEARVLAERPLSFACSCSRERVGAVLQSLGLEEARAALQEGVAEIHCEFCGQQYRFDPDEIDALFASSGLHAVSSDRLQ
- a CDS encoding CBS domain-containing protein, with the translated sequence MRSVRQLLESKAPEVFAIGPDAPVIDAIRLMAEKRIGAVVVMEGGRLAGILSERDYARKIVLQGRSSANTPVRDIMTADVVTVSLRDNIDRCMQVVTERRIRHLPVVEDGSVLGVVSIGDLVKAVIEDQQLQLDQLQRYIAS
- the mtgA gene encoding monofunctional biosynthetic peptidoglycan transglycosylase, whose amino-acid sequence is MGVGYLDDKPPRRRRLWRWLLTLPLLLAALSIAQVVALRFVDPPFSAFMFNRQLVAWTEGDWDFRLAHDARDLEDMSPYLPLALIASEDQNFIVHRGFDFKAIEKARKNNARGRRVRGASTISQQVAKNLFLWSGRSWLRKGIEAWYTVLIETLWPKRRILEMYANFAEFGDGVYGAQAAARSYFGKDASRLSAAESARLAAVLPNPKRYSVNRPGPYVQRRSNAIQRQMRALGGTAYLREL
- a CDS encoding glycosyltransferase family 2 protein, with the translated sequence MSLDRLTVVVAAYNEAEVLPMLHPRIVAALAQVGVDGRVLYIDDGSRDGTWPTMQGIANGDRRVSLLRLSRNFGKEAALTAGLDHVDAGAALILDADGQDPPELIPQFVAKWREGYDDVHGTRVLREGEGWLKRVTAHGFYRVIGRLSKTPIPQDTGDFRLLSPRALAALRQLRERHRFMKGLFGWIGFNSVAIPYAREPRAAGRSKFGFWKLWNFALEGITSFSTAPLRAATYLGLATAFAAFVYAVWIVLKALLWGDAVAGWPTMMAVILFLGGVQLIALGLIGEYLGRLYEESKQRPLYLVDSWQPAAGVSSAAIPGEGDGHAQRTSTAGIQGA